In the Leptotrichia sp. oral taxon 212 genome, one interval contains:
- the thyA gene encoding thymidylate synthase — translation MKVYLDLVKYVLENGVKKENRTGVDTISTFAYFYKVDLSEGFPLLTTKKMYFSSMLRELFWYLTGEEHIRTLRENTKIWDAWADSEGRLETAYGRFWRRYPVPEISLDGEVFADENNKWTKREENGQLVFDQIQYVIDTLKELKANPNHKNGRRMIVLAWNPGNASISKLPPCHYTFAFNVSGNRLNCHLTQRSGDIALGIPFNLACYSLLTMMIAKECGYEPGEFAHTIIDAHIYENHVEGLKEQLKREPLKLCGVKIADKPFDKLTFDDIKLEDYESHPVIKFEVAV, via the coding sequence ATGAAGGTATATTTAGATCTTGTAAAATACGTTCTTGAAAATGGAGTAAAAAAAGAAAATAGAACAGGAGTAGATACTATTTCTACGTTTGCCTATTTTTATAAAGTCGATTTAAGCGAAGGATTTCCGCTCCTGACAACAAAAAAGATGTATTTCAGTTCAATGCTGCGTGAACTTTTCTGGTATTTAACCGGAGAAGAGCACATAAGGACATTAAGGGAGAATACTAAAATATGGGATGCATGGGCTGATAGTGAAGGAAGGCTTGAAACTGCTTACGGAAGATTCTGGAGAAGGTATCCTGTACCTGAAATTTCATTGGATGGAGAAGTTTTTGCAGATGAAAATAATAAATGGACAAAAAGGGAAGAAAATGGTCAGCTTGTTTTCGATCAGATTCAGTATGTAATTGACACATTGAAAGAGCTGAAAGCTAATCCAAATCATAAAAATGGAAGAAGAATGATAGTTCTGGCATGGAATCCTGGAAATGCTTCCATAAGTAAACTTCCTCCATGTCATTATACTTTTGCATTTAATGTTTCAGGTAATAGACTGAATTGCCATTTGACACAGAGAAGTGGGGATATAGCTTTGGGAATTCCGTTTAATCTGGCATGTTATTCACTGCTGACAATGATGATAGCAAAAGAATGTGGATATGAACCTGGAGAGTTTGCACACACTATAATAGACGCCCATATTTATGAAAATCATGTAGAAGGTCTGAAAGAGCAGTTGAAAAGAGAACCTTTGAAATTATGCGGAGTTAAAATAGCCGACAAACCTTTTGATAAACTGACTTTTGATGATATAAAGCTTGAGGATTATGAAAGTCATCCTGTTATAAAATTTGAAGTTGCAGTTTAA
- a CDS encoding TetR/AcrR family transcriptional regulator translates to MPRVKFTKKDILKATYDIMKQDGIQNISARKIANKFKGSTAPIYANFSTIEELKDEIVKLAEDKLKEYLYGNYSERKLMNGAIGFIVFAREEKELFRAIFLDGAKGFEALFNETMESLLKEEVLMVSFPTLTYENAKMAVMRLWYWAFGYATLVCIGSIKDETNEDIERKIIDIADHFKKLYGFEEETQ, encoded by the coding sequence ATGCCAAGAGTAAAATTCACTAAAAAAGATATATTGAAAGCTACTTATGATATAATGAAGCAGGATGGGATTCAGAATATAAGTGCAAGAAAGATAGCAAATAAATTTAAAGGGTCGACAGCACCTATATATGCAAATTTTTCAACAATTGAAGAATTGAAGGATGAAATTGTAAAATTAGCGGAAGATAAATTGAAAGAATATCTGTATGGAAATTATTCTGAAAGAAAACTTATGAATGGAGCTATAGGATTTATAGTGTTTGCAAGAGAGGAAAAAGAACTTTTCAGAGCAATTTTCTTAGATGGGGCAAAGGGATTTGAAGCATTATTTAATGAAACTATGGAATCTCTTCTTAAAGAAGAAGTTCTGATGGTGAGTTTTCCAACATTAACTTATGAAAATGCGAAAATGGCAGTTATGCGATTGTGGTACTGGGCATTTGGATATGCAACACTGGTATGTATAGGTTCAATAAAAGATGAAACAAATGAAGATATTGAAAGAAAAATAATAGACATAGCAGATCATTTTAAAAAATTATATGGATTTGAGGAAGAAACTCAATAA
- a CDS encoding dihydrofolate reductase, giving the protein MFSIIVAIGKNREIGKKNKLLWHIPEDLKNFKKITTGKTVIMGRKTFESIGRPLPNRKNIVLSKNGDKELVKEKGIEIYQNLEDLISHYKNSQEEIFIIGGEQIYKEFLQKEQVSRLYISYIDFSDSEADAYFPEIDYENWKITEEKKYDNWKFCMYEKK; this is encoded by the coding sequence ATGTTTAGTATAATAGTTGCAATAGGAAAAAATAGGGAAATTGGTAAGAAAAATAAACTTTTATGGCATATACCGGAAGATTTGAAAAATTTTAAGAAAATAACGACAGGTAAAACAGTTATAATGGGAAGAAAAACTTTTGAAAGTATAGGAAGGCCATTGCCAAACAGAAAAAATATAGTTTTATCTAAAAATGGGGATAAAGAACTGGTTAAAGAAAAAGGAATAGAAATTTACCAAAATTTAGAAGACTTAATAAGTCATTATAAAAATTCTCAAGAAGAAATTTTTATAATAGGTGGAGAACAGATATACAAAGAATTTTTACAGAAGGAACAGGTCAGCAGACTATATATAAGCTATATAGATTTTTCAGACTCTGAAGCGGATGCATATTTTCCTGAAATTGATTATGAAAATTGGAAAATAACAGAAGAAAAAAAATATGACAACTGGAAATTCTGTATGTATGAAAAGAAATAA
- a CDS encoding tRNA (cytidine(34)-2'-O)-methyltransferase, which produces MNIVLLYPEIHVNTGNIGRTCVLTNTKLHLIKPLGFSLDAKEIRRAGLDYWKDVQLHVWENFEHFFQENIEGKDDVKLYFATTKTDKKYTDIKYGKNDYIMFGPESKGIPEDILNKYKEDNITIPMLPLGRSLNLSNSAAIILYEALRQTGFILG; this is translated from the coding sequence ATGAATATAGTTCTTTTATATCCTGAAATACATGTGAATACAGGAAATATTGGAAGAACATGTGTCCTGACAAATACAAAGCTGCATCTGATAAAACCGTTGGGATTTTCTCTTGATGCAAAGGAAATACGAAGAGCAGGACTTGATTACTGGAAGGATGTCCAGTTACATGTATGGGAAAATTTTGAACATTTTTTTCAGGAAAATATAGAAGGAAAAGATGATGTAAAACTGTATTTTGCAACAACTAAAACAGATAAAAAATATACGGATATAAAATATGGGAAAAATGATTATATAATGTTTGGACCTGAATCAAAGGGAATACCGGAAGATATATTGAATAAATACAAGGAAGACAATATTACAATACCAATGCTTCCTTTAGGAAGATCCCTCAATCTGTCAAATTCTGCCGCAATAATTTTATACGAGGCATTAAGACAGACAGGGTTTATATTAGGGTAA